The genomic window CGATGGCTCCGGGCGGGACACTCTTCGCCGTCTTGCCCGATGTACTTCGCAGCGGAAGCCGCTACCGGTCCTGGCGAAGCCAGCTTGCCGAGCGACTGGAGCTGGAGGAGATTCGCCCGCACGGCCTCTTCGACGATCACACAGACGTAGACGTCTTCTTGCTCTCTGCCGTCCGTAGGACAGGCGGCCACCCCGGCGCAGTCGCCTGGTGGCCACCGTCCGCCATCACCACGGACGGCGCTGTAGGTGACCATTTCCGCATTGGAGTCGGCCCCGTCGTCGACAACCGGGACTCTCTAGACGGGCCAGAGGTTCCCTACCTCACGGCGAAGGAGCTGCCGGGCCAAGGCGCGATGGGGCTTCCATCTCGCAGGCGCCACTTCAGCGGGCGTTTGCTTGATCCCCCCTTCGTAGTCATGCGCCGTACGTCCCGACCAGGGCAAGGAGCAAAAGGAGGCTCCCGTGGAACAGGAGTGCTTATCGAGGGCGAACAGCCAGTCGCCGTGGATAATCACCTGATCGTGGCGGAGCCGCTGACAGGCGGAGTGGCACGCTGCCGGGAGCTGCTCAAGGTGTTGGACGGCCCAAAGGTCGTCCACTGGCTTGACGAGCGCATTCGCTGCCGCCACCTGACCGTCACCGTCGTCCGATCACTCCCTTGGGGCTGACCTGCGCCACGAGTTACCAGAAGGAAAGACCACCAGCCCGGACAGGGTGATCGGGTGCGACATGCGTGCGAGACGATGTGGATCGTGACGGTCCATAGAACAGGAATTCCCTGGGGAAGTCGAAGTACTCGCCTGCGTTCCGGGCCCATGTTGTCACGTTGTGCCGGGTCAGTCCCAAGCACACCAACCCCTCCGGTGTGCCTGCGGGCTCTACCGTCGGTACGCCATCAACCGAACTGTTCAACTCGGCTGCGAGTGATAGGGGCCAGGTGGTAATCGTTGCTGGACCCTTGAGAAGAGTTGAGGCAACAGCGTGATCATCCTGGATAGCTGCGTCATACGCAGCATGAAGCTCGACAGCAGCGAGGTGGACGTCCTCCGCGCCATTGTTCGAACGAAGACCGAGCGCGTCGGCGCGCCGTGGATGGCCATCGAGGAGCTAGCAGCGCAAAGGGCCTTGGAATACCTCGAGGCTCACAGGGCCGCAGCGAAGGCCCTCGCAACGCTGGAAGGTAAGAGCTACCAGACGGAGGCGAAGCTCGTCAGCCCCGATGCGGAGGCTGTTCGAGAGAAGTGGCGTAAGGAGTACGCCAGTTTCCTCGAGATCCTCCCGACGAGCGACAGCGCCATCCGTGAAGGCGTGTACCGGGAGGCCAACATTCTGCCGCCTGCTGGGACGAAGCAGGCCGGCGGCAACAAGAGGGTGAAGGTCGGCACGCGAGATGTCGCCATTTGGCTCACGGCTATCCAATACGCCCGGGCGAACCTGGACGAGACAGTCTATTTCGTCAGCAACGACCGGGACTTCCCCACGGGTCGTGGCGGCTACCCCCCGCCCATGGATAGCGATGTCGCGGGGTTAGGCGACCGATTCGTGCACCTGACGAACCTCGACGAGCTGCTGGACGTCGTCGCCCCGCGGGTCGAGGTCGATGCGTCGGACGTGCGCGGCCTACTCAGACTGCACACAGGGTACGTCACCATGCGCGCCAGGAGGAGCTGGAGGTCAAGCAGGGCCATCACACCTTTCGACGCCCGAACTCAGGGGGGCGGGGTGTTGTCGGCCCAGAGATGGGTGTTCCCAGACAGGGTTCAGGCGGAGCTCTTCGACGTCAGCGACATCAATGCCTATCGGCTCGGAACGAATAGCTGGGTCGTGGCGACAGCTCGCTGGCAGTTCGCCGGCCTGGTAGTTGCGCCGGGCACTGTAGAGATGGGCGCGTGTGTTTGGGAGACCCGCATTCTCTTCCCTGCGCGGTCTGGAGACGACCACGCCCCACTGATCATCAAGGCATACCGAGCGGTGCCCGTCGAGGACGTATCAGCCGTCGACTGGTCGCAGTTGGTGAACTGGGATCATCCGCAACACGTCCTCAACATCGCGGAGACGGAGGGACGCAAGCCGACCCTCGCCGAGATGATGACGAGCATGCTCGTGGCGCTCCAGCCGCCAAAGCAGAACGATGAGGCGGGTATGTCCCTAGCGTCTTACCGGGACTACCAGCAGGACGACGAGTCCCTCGACGAGGGATGAGGTGGGGCCCGGCCGGTGTCAGCGACGGGCGGATCTTGCACTGTCGGCGGGACCTGCCAGCACCTCTTCCTCCGCCGAGCGTGATCGTCCGCTGGTCACGTTCGTCGACCACGGCCCGGCCGGGTCCGGCCCGCCGGTGGCAGCGCTACTGCGGCCGGGCAACGTGGGCAGTAACACCCTGGCCGATCACTCACCACCACGAAGCGCCCTGACTCAACTACCCAAGCCGTATGGCGAGGTCGGCGAACCCCGGGAGGCCAAGCAGGCAGAGCAGAATGTTGCTGCGACGGCCTGGCGGAACCGGGCCGCTCGTCGACTGCTTGATGGCGGAGACCCGACGCTATGGCGCGGTGGCTTAAGCAGCAAGAGGTGTCGGCTTCTTCGCTCGCGGAGAGACTACGAGTCGGGCGCCAAAGATCATCCCGACGCAACGGTAGGACGGCGGCGTGACCGCCGGCCCCACCCGGAGCGGTCCGCAAACGGTCCGCAGGACAGTCGAAAACGGCCGTCGGGGGCCAACGCTGGCCGTCGGGAAAATGCCTGGTCAGCGCCGGGTCGGCGGCTTCGCCGCAGGTCAGAAGGGTGGGTGATTGGTTCATCAACCAACTGTGGGGCAGCCCCACCCCGGGTGGCCACCTCTATTCCGCCCCCGTCCACCGAACCGTGGCAGCGCTGAGCTGGAACAGCACCGGCCGCACCGTCTGGAGCATCGACGCCCTGCGGGACCAGAACTATCAGGAGGACCAGGCCGAGACGTTCATCCTGGTGCGGGCCGTTGCCCAGCAAGGAACGTACCCGGAAGACCATGATCTCCTCGACTTCGATGCCCGCTTCGAGACCACCGCGTACCCGGCCAATTACCTGTGGGGCCCCGGCAGCCGCGGGGAGGCGCTGGCGTGGGTGGAAGAGCATCAGCCGCAGGGCGACACTGTCGACTACATCGACCGTGTCCTGCTGGTCCGGGAGCACGAAGGAACGGTCTTCCTCCCCATGCGGGCGGAGGTGGCCGCGGGCATCCCGGAGGTTCACCGGGTGGGCCGCTGGCACGCCGTGCGTGCCGACTTCGCCACCGACGCACTGGGCCACGTGCGCGGCGGACACCGTACTCCGTCGGGCGGTGACTGCCGGACCAGAGGTTGTCCCGTTCATATCCTCGGATCCGACGACCACCCGGGGCCCTCGCAGCTGCTGCCGAGGTGCTCGGCAGCGTCACTCCTGCCCTGCCGCCACCAGTCCGTCTGCCCCCGTACTTTGAACCGCTGAACCGTTTCTGATCACCGCCCTCGCTGTGCGCACACCATTTGAACATGCCGGAAAGGCGTGCCGAGGTACAAGCGCGGCGTGCCCACAGAGATACGGAGCCGCCCGTGACCACCTTGCCGGCCCAGCTGCCGTCCGAAGTTCCGACGCTGATCCGCCTGACCTACCGCAGCGAACACAGCCTGGCCCCCTCCGAGCCCACCGACACCCTTCAAACCTGGTTCGTGAACGTCGGCATCAGCGGAGAGGAACGGGCCGAGGCGATGGACAGTCTCCGCCCCACCGCAAGCGAACAAGCCCAGAATGCGGTGGAGACGGATCTCTCGGTTGCCGAAATGGTCTTCATCCGAGTGCCGATGTTCGGCGCCGGGAGTCCGTGGCTGCTGATGGATGAGCACAGCCCCCGACTCTGCGAGTGCCGATAACTCATCCGCGCAGATCAGCGGCCCACGGACGACCTGCTTGGGTGTGCAGAGAGGCGTACAGAACCCATGGCGGAACGACAACAGCGACTCGGCTTGACTCTGTCGGGGATCTTGGAGTTTCCCGGTACGCCAGCGTGATCAGCGGGCATGCTCGGGGCCGTTTCGTCGACCAATACAGCTTCCGAGGTGCCCGTTGTCCCTCCATCCCCGTTCCGGTGAGCAAGTCCCGCCTCTGACCGCGCAAATCGCGCGGCGAGCAACCCTGGCGGTACCACGGTGATGTGGGTGAGAGACCGGCTGGATGGGCTGTGGTGCGACGAGGACTTCGCCGGCTGGTACCCGCGCGACGGACGCCCCGGCCTCTCGTCGGCCCAACTTGCCACCGTCTGCGTTCTACAGTTCCTGCTGGGCATGTCGGACCGGCAAGCAGCGGAGGCGGTCCGCTGCCGCATCGATTTCAAGTACGCCATGGCCACGGAGCTGGACGATCCGGGCTTCCACCACAGCGTGCTCGCCGACTTCCGCGAGCGCCTCACTGAAGACGACCGCGCGGACCGCCTCCTCGACCTGGCACTCGCCCGCCTGAAAGAGGCAGGGCTGGTGCGCGAGCGCACCACGCAGCGCACCGACTCCACCCACGTTCTGGCCGCAGTCCGCGACCTGACCCGGCTGGAGCTGGTCACTGAAGCGGTCCGTGCCACGCTCGAAGAAGCAGCCCGCACGGCCGGACACCTGCTGGTCGGCCTGGTCGACGAGGAATGGGGGCGCCGCTACGGCCGCCCGGTCCGCCTGGGCAAGAATCCCACCCGGCCCAAGACCCGGATCCTGTCCGCCGGCAGCGACGCATACCAGTTATTGGAGCGCCTCCACCACGACGGCTCCGGTTACCGGCCCGGCCCAGCGGCCCAGGCCCTGCGGCAGATCATCGTGCAGAACTACTATCGCGACCCGGCAGGACGCTTGAGCTGGCGCACCGCCGACGACGGCGGGCTGCCGCCATCCTCCAGCGCGATCGTCTCCCCCTACGACATCACCGCACGCTACGTCCGCCACGGGCACATCATCCGCTGGAAGGGGTTCGCTGCGCACGTCACCGAGACGTGTGATTCCGACAGCACCAACGTGATCACGGACGTGGCCACCACCTCGGCCGCCACCAGCGACGGCCAGGCCCTGCCCGGCATCCACACCCGCCTGGCCCGTAGCGCCCTGCAGCCCGCCGAGCACCTTGTCGACGGCGGCTACACCTCCCTGGTCCACCTGGAACAAGCCGCACGCGAACACCAGATCACCGTCACCGGGCCCCTGCCGGGCAACCCCACCAGCCAGCACCGCAGGAACGAAGGCTTCGACCGGGACGACTTCCACATCGACTTCGACCGCCGCCAGGTCACCTGCCCCCAGGGCCAGGTCAGCGCGGGCTGGCACGGCCCCTACCCGGCCTCATCGCCCACCGCGGCACCGCTGATCATGGCCCGGTTCACCAAGAGCCAGTGCCGCCCCTGCCCGGCGCGCACCCGCTGCACCACCACCGCCGACAGCGCCCGGACCGTGGGCTTTCCCCCGCGGGAACTCCGCGACCTGCAACTCCGCGTTCGTACCGAGCAGCAGACACCCGACTGGAAGGCCCGCTACGCGGTCCGCTCCGGAGTCGAGGGCACCATCAACGAGTTCGCCCACGGACACGGCATGCGCCACTGCCGCTACCGAGGACAGCCGAAAGCCCACCTGCAACACGTACTCACCGCCATCGCCGTGAACATCGAACGACTCAGCAGCCAGCCAGCGACCGGGGAAGCCTCATCATCGAGACCGCCGACCGCCTTCCAGACCTTCCTGGACCAGCAGGGATTACCCCGGCCAAAGTCCTGGCGCACCCTCGGCACCTGACCGCGTCCAAGATCCCCGACAGAGTCAAGCTAAGGCCGGCTCAGGTGGCCCGAAACGGGCTCAGGGCATCGTGCCGGGGTCGGAGAAACCGGCCGAGGAGCCGGATGACGTGGCGAGACCGAAGTAGCCTATACCGAAACCTGTCGCGGCGAAGAGCAGCCCCACGCAGGTGAAGACCGCGCAGAAGGCGAGCCCCACCACCAGCCCGAGAGACACGCCCGACGGCGATGCCCCGGCCACCGTCGCGCGTTCGGGGTGCTCGGTCAGGTACCGCACCTCGACGAAGTCGCCGACGACCCGGGGCACCCGAGAGGTCTCCTCAATCCGGATGTCGCGGCCGTCCCTGGTGCGGAATCCGAGAATTACGTGCCGGGTGGCACTGCTCGTGCTGAAACCGCCAGCTGAGATCGCGGAGTGGTCGCGGGCCACGTAGGTCTCCAGGCAGCGGGCTTCCGCGGTCAGCCCCTGGGCGAGCGCCCGTCTCCGCCACCTGGTCCGGCGGACCAGGGTCAGCCCGAACGCCGCCCCCGCGCAGGCGAAGAGCAGGCCGATCATCCCGAAGACCACACCGAAGACGCCACCGATTGCGAACATCTCGCCCCCCGAACTGACCGCTCCAGGCCGAAGCGATTGTGCCGGGAAGGATGGTCGGAACGCTCCAGCCGGTTCCATCCCGGCGCCACCGGGGTACGGCGCCCCGAAGTAGTCAGCGAGCCCGAACTGCGGGCCGTCTTCGAGAAACTGGCCGCAAAGTTCGGCACCGTCCTAGTGATCGTGGACAGCCCTGTCCCTGTCGACAACCTCATCGATGCAGGTCATCGCCACTATCGGCTCATCCCGAGCGAGAGCCGAGAGCGCTCCACTTGAACGCGTTCAACGTAGGGTCAGCTAAACATGAACTCGTTCAAGCAGGCCTGTCCACTGTTGATCGCCGCCGATTGCCGAAATGTCTGCTGACCTGCCTGGATGGTGTTTTCGGCACCCACACACTCCAGCGGACATGACCCCCACAAATGCCGACCGCGCCCTGGGCGCCACGGCAGGTGGCAATTGCCGAGGGTGACGGGTGTGCGGCAGCGCGCCGTGCATGGACGCCGCGACGGCCCAGGCAGGTGGCATAGCCGTAGCCGCCTGGAGGCGTCATTAGGGGTAGAGGGGGCATCAGGCCGCCGGAGAGTGAAGGTGGGCATGGAGGCCGAAGACCTCGACGGTTTCCGGGAGTTCGTGGCGAACTGGTCTACCGTCCTGTTGAGGACGGCGGTGCTGCTCAGCGGCGGCGACCGCCACGCGGCCGAGGATCTGCTGCAGAACGCGCTGATCAAGGTGGCCAGCCGCTGGCGCCGGATCGACGAGCCCGAGTCGTACGTCCGAAAGGTCCTGTACCGCCAGCAGATCACCCGACTGCGGCTCAAGGGACGGCGCAGGGAACTGTTCGTCGCCGAGCCGCCGGAGGGTGCGGTCGACGGTGACCGCACCGGTGCCGCCGATCTGCGGGTGCTGATGCACGAAGCGCTCGCCCGCCTGACAACCCGCCAGCGCACCGTCCTGGTACTGCGCTACTTCGAGGACCTGCCCGAGGCCGAGGTCGCCCGCATGCTCGACTGCTCGGTCGCAACGGTGCGCTCCACCACCCACCGTTCGCTCGCCCGGTTGCGCACGCTGGCGCCCGAGCTCGCCGCTCTCGACGAGCCGGCCGACCCGCCACCGCCGCAGAGCAGCCCCACGGGCCCTGCCCGGACGTCCGCCCCCGCGGGCCGGTCCCACGCCTCCCGCGGCGGCAACGGTCCGGCGTCCCCTGTCCCGCGCCTGGAGGCACGGCCGTGAACATCGACGATCTCATCCGTGACACGCTCCGTGAGCAGGCGCGGTCCGCCGGGCCCGCGCACCCCGGCCTCGCCGGGCAGGTCCTGGCACGCCGCGCACGGCGCAGGAGGGCGGGCTTCACGGTCGCGGCCATCGTGGCAATTGCCGCCATCGCCGCGGCGGTCACACCCGGCGTGCTCGACTCGGGCGACAAGCACGACCCCGCCGACCGGCACCGCAGCCCCGTTGTCAACAGGATCGAGAGCCATCCCTCGCAGAGCCCGCCCCGTGACCGCATCGCGGCCGGAAACCAGGTGCTGGCGGCCTACTACACCACCCGGACCGTTCCCCAGCCCGACCATGACGAGATCCAGACCCGCACCTACAGTCTCCTCAACCCCGGCACCGGCCGCTACACGAAGGACACGCGCTGGTCCGATGCGGCCGTCGTCCCCGGCCTGAAGACCGCGATCGTCGTGGAACAGGCGCTGCCGGCAGAGCGGGTGGGCATCCTCGACCTCGGCACCGGCAAGATCACCCGCTGGATCCCCGTGCCCCACGGTGCGGGAACCGTGGCACTCTCGCCGAACGGCCGCAAGCTGGTCATCACCACCTACGACAAGAACCCCAACCGCCTCTTCTGGGCCAACCGAGGCGCAGTCATCGAGGACGACGGCGGCAGCCAACAACCACAGCCGGAATACTCCCGCACCGGATTCGCCGTCGTCGACCTGCCGTCGGGAGCGGCCCAGTGGCACGCCCTCGCACCCGACACCTCCATGCTGGGCTCCCCCGACTCCGGCGCCGCCCTCCAGTTCAACGCCGACGGCACACTCCTTGCCGAGCGGAGCCCCTCCCTCCACCTGGTGTTCCACCGCCTCGACGGCGCCACGGTCCCCGCCCCGCCGAAGGAGGAACACGAGGATCCCGCCATCGCACCGGCAGGCCTGTCCCCCGACGGAACCCTGATGGCAGGAGACTTCGCCGACAAAGACGGCACAACCGCCACCGAGGTCCTCGACCCGGCCACGGGCAAGCGGGCCGCGGTGCAGCGCGGCCAGCAACTGCTCGCCTGGGCCGACAACTCCCACCTCATCGCCTGGGACACCACCGGCGGCACGAGCGAGTTCGCAAACCGGCTGGTAATCGTCACCGTAGGCAGCAACGAAGAGACACCCCTCACCGGAACACAGGACACAAAGACCGGCGAGCCTTCCCCGGCCCACTGGGAACCCATCTTCACCCACCGCTGACCCGGGGGCTCCCGAACCTGAGACAGCGTCCGGGCCGACAACGCCCACGGGGAACGGGCCAACTGCGACTACCTGCGCAAACGCGGGATCCGCTGCACAATTACGGAAACGGCAGACCAGGTTCACAACCGCAAGAAACTGGGCGCCCGCGGCGGTCGTCCGCCGAAGTTCGATAAGACCGACTACCGCGAGCGCCACGCAGTCGAGTGCGGGATCAATCGCCTCAAACGTCACCGGGCGGTGGCCACGAGATACGACAAGCTCACTGTCCGCCAAGAGGCCACTGTCACCATCGCGGCCATCACTGAGCTTCTTCAGCGTTGCCTCTCCAGGATGAGGACGGCTTTGGTGATGACACTCATGCGGTTGGGGCGATGCGGGATCTGCGGAAGATCTGTCAGGACTTCAGCCGTGCTATGCCGCGCTCTGGGCCAGCCGGTCGAGCGGGCTGGCCAGGGCGACGGGGGAGGGCTGCTGCCGCGCCACGCTTCGACAGTTCGCGCCAGGTGGGACCGATATCGCCAGCCGGGGACTACGCCCAGGCGGGATCACGGCCGGTCAGGCCGAGGATACGGTCCAAGGTGGGTGCGTCGGCCGGCATCGCGACCTCCGGTCCGTACATGCCCATCTTCCGCCCCTGCTCCACGCCGACGAACACCGTGTCGTGCAGATGCGCCAGCAGGTCGGCGGGCAGTTCCAGCCGCTGCCCGGTCGCGACCGCCAGGTCCCAGCCGTGCATGGCCAGCTCGCCGACGATCATGTCGCCCAAGACTGGCGCGGGCAGCTTCTGCGGCGTGCCCATGCTCGTCTCGCCCTGCCAGGCGCTCGGCGGCGCCCACGACGACGTGATGTCGTCCAGCAGGGCGAGCAGGCGGCCGCGCCAGTCGCCGGCCGCCAGGTCCACATCGGACTCGGCGGCCGCCGGCTGCGGAACGGACTCCTTGCGGCCACCGCCGGCGAGCGACGGGCCCCAGAACAGGAGGTGGTTGACCAGTGCCCGCACGTCGTACTCCGTGCACGGAGTCTTGTTGGCGAGCTGGTCGTCGGTGATGGTGCGGGCGACTGCGGCCATGGCCTCGGCAGCATTGGATAGATGTGACATGGCAGCGACCCTAGGCGGCGCGGGCCGGAGGGGTATTGAACAAACGCGACATACACTCTGCTGTGTGGAGCGGGACGTTCGCGAACTGCGGAGTGCGTGGGCCAGCTATCAGCGCCACGCGTTCCACAGCCTGTCGCAGGCGCTCGCGCCATGTTGTGGAGCGGTACGGGGAGGTTCGCTGGGACTACGACGAGCCCTACCGGCGGAAGATCGTGCCCTACCCGAACGTGCAGCTGTCTTTCGGCGGCGGCCACGCGGACGTCCACGGCGTGCGCAGTGGCTACCGGATCCAGGCTCTCGAGGGCCGCGGCCACGTCTTCGGCGTCGCGTTCCGGCCGGGCTGCTTCCGCCTGTTCCTCGATGCCGCCGTCTCGACGATCACCGACTGCGTTGTCCCGGCGACCGAGGTGTTCGGCCCGGACCTTGCCCCTGCCGATAACCCCATCCACCCTGGTGGGAGGGTGTGTGCGAGATGCGGCGTGTCCGGGTACGGGCGGCGCCTTGGCCTGCACGGTGGTGCCAGGGAATGATGATCAACTGTGCTGCTTCGACTGTACTTGTTGTTTAAGTGCGCCACGAGCGCAGAGAGTGAGGTTGATGTAGATAAGCCCACTTGATGCGGTGCTGTGCAGATGATGAAGGTTTTGTGGCCCTTCGGCGTCGCCCTCGGGGGGAGGCGTCAAACCACCTCAAGCTGCGTTGGCTGAAGACCGTCGTGGTGAGCGTTGAGGAAAAGGCGTCCATGAGGCGTCAGGTGGGGATCGGAAAGGCGAGCGAGAGCGAACCGCTGACGACGTGTCGAAACAAGCAACTGACATCAAAACCGGAGCGGTTAAATGGCGCCGGGATGAGCCTGGCGGGAGCCCGTCTATTGGCCAGGTGGTGTCCGGCATGGAGGCGGCGCGAGTCCGGTCTGCGGCTTCTGCATGGAACGTGGGAAGGCGAGTGCCGATACGGCCGTCTGGGCCTCGAATGGCTCAGGCGGCGAGAGGGAGTGCGCCGGGCGGCGGAAACCGTGAGGCGTTGAGTACCGATGCGGCACGCGCTGGCGGACCGGCCCGTAGTAGTGATGAAGCCCTGGTAATCGGGGTGGAGCGAAGGGGCCGGCTCATTGGTGATCTGTTCGCGCGAACAACCGGATTTACTCCGGGAGGAAGCGGGTGAGCATGTCAGGTCTGGCGGACAAGCCGTTCGCTATTTCGAAGCTGCTGGTGTGGGAGGCATACGAGAGAGTCAAGGCCAATAAGGGTGCGGCCGGAGTGGACGGGTGCTCGATCGAGGACTTCGAGAAGGATCTGCGGGGGAACCTGTACAAGATCTGGAACCGGATGTCCTGGGCACGTACTTTCCTCCTCCGGTGAAGGAGGTCGAGATCCCAAAGCCCGGGGGAACGAGAATCCTCGGGGTGCCGACGGTGGCCGATCGAATAGCTCAGACGGTGGTCGCTCTGACGCTGGAGCCCAGGACGGAGTCGATCTTTCACGACGACTCCTACGGGTGGCCCTCTACCAGGCACTGAACGCCGGCTGGGCCGAGCCGTCCCGGCTGCGGAGCCTGCTCGCCTCGCTGCCCGTGCCGCGTGCGGTCGACGGCCGGATCGTGCTGGCCGTGGACGTCTCCACCTGGTTGCGCCCCGACGCCGAGACCAGCCCCGACCGGCTGTTCTGCCACGTCTACGGACGTGGCCGCGGCAAGGACCAGTTCATCCCTGGCTGGCCCTACTCCTTCGTCGCCGCCCTGGAGTCCGGCCGCACCTCCTGGTGCCGACTGCTGGACGCGGCCCGGCTGGGCCCGGCCGACGACGCCGCAGCCGTCACCGCCGCCCAACTACGCGACGTTGTCACGGGATTGATCACGGCGGGACACTGGATCGAGGGCGACCCCGAACTGCTGGTCGTCGCCGACGCCGGCTACGACCTGGCCCGTCTGGCCTTCCTGCTCGCCGACCTACCCGTGGAGGTATGCGGCAGGCTCCCCTCGGACCGCGTCCTGGCCCGTGACCCCGCCCCGCACAACGCGGCACCCCGGCCGGGCCGCCCCCGCATGCACGGGGCCCCGTTCGCCCTCGCCAGGCCCACCACCTGGGGGGACCCGCAGACCGAGACCCGAACCGACACCACCCGCTACGGCACCGCGACCGCCCAGGCATGGGACCGGCTCCACCCCCGGCTTACCCGCCGCTCGGCCTGGATCACCGACCAGAACGTCGAACTTCCCGTTCTGCACGGCCTCGTGGTCCGCCTGCACGTCGAGCACCTGCCCGGCGGACGGGATCCCGACCCGGTGTGGCTGTGGTCCTCCCGAACCGGAGCCGGCCCCTCCCACGTCGACCAACTGTGGCGGGCCTACCTGCGCAGATTCGACCTGGAGCACACCTTCCGCCTGATGAAGCAGACACTCGGCTGGACCGTGCCCAAGCTCCGTGACCCGACCAGCGCGGACCTGTGGACGATGCTGATCATCGCCGCACACACCCAACTGTGGCTCGCCCGACCAGCCGCACAGGACCTGCGTCGCCCATGGGAACGCCCGCTACCTCCACACAAGTTGACGCCCGCCAGGGTCCGGCGAGGGTTTCGCAACATCCGCGCGAAGACAGCCCGTCCCGCGGCAGCGCCAAAACCCTCCCGCCCCGGCCCAGGACGCCCCCGCGGATCGAGCAACCGTACGAGAGCACCCCGCCACACACCGGGGAAAACCGCCAAACGCGCCGAGTCACTCGACGAGCACTACGGCCGCCGACGATAAAGATCAAGCTGTGTGGGTGTCGATAATTCGTCCGTGCAGGTCAGCAGCCTGCGGGCCGGTGACCTGGGTGCTGAACTGCCCCCGCCCTCCCCGGGGCTCTCAGCAACCCTCCGCCGCTTGTAGGAACCGAACAATCCGCACCAGAATCACGTGATCATGGTCCCCAGAAAAATAGCCTCTGACCTGCGGCTTTTCTAGAGTCATGGTCCCCAAGTGGTCCCCAGCTACTGACGCGTCATCAGACGGGCATGATTCCCAGAAACGAGAAGAGGCCCGCCGACCTGGCCAAATGCCAGTCAGCGGGCCTCTCTGCACCGTCGGGACGACAGGATTTGAACCTGCGACCCCTTGACCCCCAGTCAAGTGCGCTACCAAGCTGCGCCACGTCCCGGTGCTTGGCCGGTCCCGGGGGGTGGTTCCCGGGGGGCCGTGCATGAGAACAATACCTCACATCGGGGGGTGTTCGCTCGCACCCTGGGGGGTGGGGGGCTACGCCTCGTGGTCGAGGGGTGACGGGGGTGGGGTGGGGGTGGTGGTGGGTGGGGTGGGGGTGGGCTTGGGGGGTTTGGGGGTGGACTGGCGGCGGGCGTCCTCCGCGCTGTTCTGGGCGCCCAGGCTGCCGAAGTAGAAGCCGGAGACGGTGGCCAGGACGGTCATCAGGGAGGTCACGATGGTCTTGCGGAGGTCGCCGGAGTCGGGGCCCGAGGAGAGCATCGCGACCGCGAGGGCGAAGCCGACCAGGGCCAGGATGAGCAGGGCGATGATGCTCCGGGTCAGGCCGCGGACACCGCGGGGCTCGCGCAGGTCGCGCAGGAAGTCGCGGACCTCGCGGTCGGTGGCCGCGCTGTCGATCAGGTGGTCGGTGAGCTGGCGGCGCCAGGCGGTGGCGCGGCGGACGTCCATGATCAGCGGGACCACGGCGATCCCGGCGACGACCACGACGACCACCGCGATCAGGATGAGGGCCGAGCCGCCTTTCAGGCCGCTGATCGGCTCCGCGGCGGTGGCCGCCGTCGACGTGAGCGCGGTCACGCCCGGTGAGTACGTCATTGCAGTGTCCCCCCAGTCTTTCCGGGCGGGCAGGATCCCAGCGGGCCGGCGGGATGGTCAAGTCCCGTACGGGGTGGGGGGATTCGTCCCTGCCAGGCGGGGCGGGGGCGGGGCGCGGGTCAATTCGGTGACCGCTACACCTGGCGGCGGACCCGTGACCTCAGCAGAATCGGTGCTGCGG from Streptomyces sp. NBC_01198 includes these protein-coding regions:
- a CDS encoding IS1182 family transposase; protein product: MRDRLDGLWCDEDFAGWYPRDGRPGLSSAQLATVCVLQFLLGMSDRQAAEAVRCRIDFKYAMATELDDPGFHHSVLADFRERLTEDDRADRLLDLALARLKEAGLVRERTTQRTDSTHVLAAVRDLTRLELVTEAVRATLEEAARTAGHLLVGLVDEEWGRRYGRPVRLGKNPTRPKTRILSAGSDAYQLLERLHHDGSGYRPGPAAQALRQIIVQNYYRDPAGRLSWRTADDGGLPPSSSAIVSPYDITARYVRHGHIIRWKGFAAHVTETCDSDSTNVITDVATTSAATSDGQALPGIHTRLARSALQPAEHLVDGGYTSLVHLEQAAREHQITVTGPLPGNPTSQHRRNEGFDRDDFHIDFDRRQVTCPQGQVSAGWHGPYPASSPTAAPLIMARFTKSQCRPCPARTRCTTTADSARTVGFPPRELRDLQLRVRTEQQTPDWKARYAVRSGVEGTINEFAHGHGMRHCRYRGQPKAHLQHVLTAIAVNIERLSSQPATGEASSSRPPTAFQTFLDQQGLPRPKSWRTLGT
- a CDS encoding DUF3592 domain-containing protein; amino-acid sequence: MFAIGGVFGVVFGMIGLLFACAGAAFGLTLVRRTRWRRRALAQGLTAEARCLETYVARDHSAISAGGFSTSSATRHVILGFRTRDGRDIRIEETSRVPRVVGDFVEVRYLTEHPERATVAGASPSGVSLGLVVGLAFCAVFTCVGLLFAATGFGIGYFGLATSSGSSAGFSDPGTMP
- a CDS encoding TIGR03086 family metal-binding protein encodes the protein MSHLSNAAEAMAAVARTITDDQLANKTPCTEYDVRALVNHLLFWGPSLAGGGRKESVPQPAAAESDVDLAAGDWRGRLLALLDDITSSWAPPSAWQGETSMGTPQKLPAPVLGDMIVGELAMHGWDLAVATGQRLELPADLLAHLHDTVFVGVEQGRKMGMYGPEVAMPADAPTLDRILGLTGRDPAWA
- a CDS encoding PIN domain-containing protein yields the protein MIILDSCVIRSMKLDSSEVDVLRAIVRTKTERVGAPWMAIEELAAQRALEYLEAHRAAAKALATLEGKSYQTEAKLVSPDAEAVREKWRKEYASFLEILPTSDSAIREGVYREANILPPAGTKQAGGNKRVKVGTRDVAIWLTAIQYARANLDETVYFVSNDRDFPTGRGGYPPPMDSDVAGLGDRFVHLTNLDELLDVVAPRVEVDASDVRGLLRLHTGYVTMRARRSWRSSRAITPFDARTQGGGVLSAQRWVFPDRVQAELFDVSDINAYRLGTNSWVVATARWQFAGLVVAPGTVEMGACVWETRILFPARSGDDHAPLIIKAYRAVPVEDVSAVDWSQLVNWDHPQHVLNIAETEGRKPTLAEMMTSMLVALQPPKQNDEAGMSLASYRDYQQDDESLDEG
- a CDS encoding DUF6597 domain-containing transcriptional factor — encoded protein: MERYGEVRWDYDEPYRRKIVPYPNVQLSFGGGHADVHGVRSGYRIQALEGRGHVFGVAFRPGCFRLFLDAAVSTITDCVVPATEVFGPDLAPADNPIHPGGRVCARCGVSGYGRRLGLHGGARE
- a CDS encoding SigE family RNA polymerase sigma factor, with the protein product MEAEDLDGFREFVANWSTVLLRTAVLLSGGDRHAAEDLLQNALIKVASRWRRIDEPESYVRKVLYRQQITRLRLKGRRRELFVAEPPEGAVDGDRTGAADLRVLMHEALARLTTRQRTVLVLRYFEDLPEAEVARMLDCSVATVRSTTHRSLARLRTLAPELAALDEPADPPPPQSSPTGPARTSAPAGRSHASRGGNGPASPVPRLEARP